The genomic stretch ACACACCCCTGCCTAGCACCCTAAGCTGCCTTCCTGCAGGATGGAACTGTGATCATCCACACTGTACGCCGTGGCCAGTTTGTGGCCGCACTAAGGCCCCCAGGAGACACGTTACCTGGACCTGTGTCCCACCTGGCGCTGGGGTCTGAGGGCCAGATCCTGGTGCAGAGCTCAGCGCGGGAGCGTCTGGGGGCCCAGGTACGGGAAAGGGGCGCCCAGCCATGATAGAGGTGGTTGGGATTCTGTCCTTGCTGACACCTCCTGCTTCCTCCAGGTCACCTACTCCTTGCACCTGTACTCGGTGAATGGGAGGTTGCGGGCTTCACTGCCCTTGGTAGAGCAGCCCACAGCCCTCGCGGTGACGGAGGACTTTGTTCTGCTGGGCACAGCCCAGTGTGCCCTGCACATCCTCCATTTGAACAAGTGAGCCCCATTGTTTATGGCTTTGTGATACTTCAGGGTGGTGGTCATTGGCAGAGGACACTAGAAGGTGCCCCCGTGGACCCACATCCCCTTTACATGTCTGTGGACACATTCTTCAAGGCCTGTCACCTGTCCTCCCATTCCCCAATGGGGACATCGTGCCCTGGGCCTCCCTTAGCCACACACTTGTGGGAGGTCCCTTTCTGTGTCAGGATTTTAATCAAGTCATCCTACAAATGAGGACTGGGAGGTAGATGGGAGAATGGAGAGACATCTATCTGCTGGATCAAAGCTTCCTTGTAGTTGCGAGgtcgtatatatatatgtatatatatatcccccctccctccctccagactGCTGCCGGCCGCGCCTCCCCTGCCCATGAAGGTGCCCATCCGCAGCGTGGCTGTGACCAAGGAGCGCAGCCACGTGCTCGTGGGCCTGGAAGACGGCAAGCTTATCGTGGTGGGCGCAGGGCAGCCCTCTGAGGTGAGGATGAGGGCCGGGAGGGCCTCGAACTGGGTGGGGAAGCGACGGTCCTGGCTGACCCCAGCCTGCTCCTGCTCCTACCAGGTGCGCAGCAGCCAGTTTGCGCGGAAGCTGTGGCGGTCCTCCCGGCGCATCTCCCAGGTGTCCTCTGGGGAGACAGAGTACAACCCTGGAGAGGCGCGCTGACAGcctgccctgccccgccccgccgcgcAGCTCCGCCCCAGCGGGCTTCGCCCCCGGGAGGGCCCCGCCCAGGAGTCGAAGGAGAGGGCGACATCCAGCCCACACTCTGGCAGGGGGTGGGCGgggccccacctctgcccagcTCAGGGATTGGTGGGCGATGTCACTCCAGGAAGTCCCGCCCCTCGCCGGCAGAGGGGCCTCAGCAGCCGCACAGCACTTTTTGcacaggctggggtggggagcccAGGTTCCCAAGCCCCCGTCCCGGCAGAGCACAGGGGCCGGGCCGTGGCCTTAATCCTAAGGGCGGCCCCCCGCTCTCGCATCTCAGCAATAAACCTGGACTAGTTTTGTAGCTGTTCCGCCTCCAAGCATGTGTGCACGCGCAGCGTCTCAACCCGCCCTGGCCACAGTCCCGGGCTAGCGTCCCCCTGGTCCATGAGCACCTGCGGCGACCCGTCCCCTCCCCAACCACACCGCCCCTGTCCCTAGGGGCCCCGGCCGCAGTTTCTCCGGCACGCTCAGTCCCCCTTCGGGCTCACCTCCACGCATGTGTGCGTTCCGGGGGGCCGGGCGGGGCAAGACCGTGGGCGACCCCGCCCACTCGGTGTCCAGTCCTCCTGTCTGCGCCGCGGCTTTAGTCTCGGGCGGGTAAGAACCTGGTATCCCTAGGGACTCCACTCTGTCTTCCCGGCCGGCCCAAGGCCCGGAGGCCCCGTCCCGCCCGGCTGAGCAGATCCTGGGACTCGCGGAGGGTCGGCCCCCACAGGTCAGGAGCGGGTTGGGGACAGAGCTTCGGGGCTTTCTGGACAGAGGGAGCCAAGGCTGCCTCTCTGCCCCCCACTTCCAGACCCGAAATCCTGTGCGGTTGTGGTGCTGGCTACTGGGTTGGACTGCCTGTGGGAAGTCGGGTAGTGTGGGCGTGTAGGGTGTTGctgtgtgcgcatgtgtgcatATTCTGTGGGCCTCGAGATGGGTGCGTGTGGGAGTTGGTAGAGGCCCCAGTCCCACAGCTCGGGGTGGGTTGGGCACAAGGCTTGGCTGTCTTTGCGAGCGTTAGTCACAAGCTCACCCGCGATCCAGAAATGGCCCCTTATGTGGTAAGTGACACAAATGTACATACACATCCTTCAGGTGGCAAGGGTCACCACAGCCTCAGTGCCAGACCTACTTGCCGACTGTGTGCTTTGCCATACACATGGGCCTCTGGCCTTGTGGAGGGAAGTGAGTTTGGAGTGCCTGGGTTGGACCAGGTCGGATGTGCCTGTGGGGGAATTGGAGGACCTTCCCCCAGGTCTCATCTCTGTCCCTTTTCCAGGGAAAATCCCCTCCTCTGCCCAGACCAGGGTCTCTTCCCCAGGCCTCAGGAGGTAGGTCCCAGCAGGATGAGCCTTCTAAGTACAGATGGGTCCTGGATTGAGTGTTCTTCAGGTTTCTGGCCTCCAGGCCCTCTCCAAATTCCCAGATGAGAAAGGACCAGGGGGGCCTCTGGGCCCACATGCCATCTGCCCTTGCTGAACCCACCAAGGAACCCTCTTGTCCAGCCCCTGAGCAGGTGGTGAGGGCTGGACACTGACCCTAGAGGCAGGAGTGGGAGCTTAGTCACTCCAGGGACTATGCTCTTGCTGAGAACTCTGGAAAGCCTCCTACCCGCCAGTAAGTCTCTACCTGCCTCTGGCTTAGATGGGGATGTGAGTCTTCCTGTGCCATCCCTGGACTCAGACCAGGGGTTTGCCATGGTCTTTGAGACAGGGTGGTTTCCAGTGTGCCCTTTTCCATCCAGAGCTGCAATATGGTCTCCTCCAGCTTTGGCCAGCTGGAGCCAGCAATATCACTTCCACCCCATTTGACACTGGAGGAAACTGGTCCAGATTGGTGACTGGGGAGATTGGGGGGTAGGTACAGCCCTGCAATGAATCAGGATGAAGTGAGCCAGGAAAGCGGGACAGACTACCTCAAGGGACTCCTGACTTCAGGCTTGAGGAATTTCCCCCATGGCCCTGTACACAGCCCCTTCTGGACTCGGCTCAGAAGTCTCCCAGCTCCTTTTTCTGAGTGCTGCCCATGACATTCCAACCCCTTCTCTAAGAGATGCAGCCACTGGGAGCACTGCTAGCTGGCAGAACCATGCTTCACAACTCCAGCCACAGGGAAGGCATGGTGCATGTGGGTAAGTACTTCTTGATCCAGATTTGGGGCACCGAGAGAGTAGGATGAGAGGTATCCATGGGCCCCTGACCTTGCAGGCCACACACAAGTCCAGTCACAGGCTTTGGAGTACCTGTTTCTTGTGCCCTGCCTGCACTGGATTGTGGGGACAACTGGCCTGCAGGCAGAAGTTAGCAGCAGCATTTACTTGCCTTCCGGGTCAGTTTTATTTCGCAAAAATCTACAAGGTCTCCTCTGCACAGAGGCTCCCGCAGGGACCAAAATGAATCAGTATGCTCTCACAGTCCAGAGTTGGTGGGGGAGACAGGACACAGTTTAGTGCCATAGTAGGCAGAGGAGATGCAGCAGGAGCCagaaaagggagcctgggagAGATCAGGAAAGACTTCCCAGAGTAGGAGATTTCCTGCCAGTTTGTCAGATGGCAAAGGTAGACCAGCAAGAGCAGACGTCTGGAAGCCCGGAGAAGGTACATCCGGGAAGGGCTAGGTGTCCAAGCGTGGCGAGCCAAGGGGAGGCTGTGGGAGATGAGGGTGGGGAACGAACCAGTCAGCTTTTGACGCCATGGTATGAACTTTTGATTCTACACAGTAGGGACTATGATTTCCAGTCTTTCTAGCAGCAAAGTCTATGTCGGCTGCCTCCTTGCCCCTGACCTTGTCTGTCCTTTCCTCCACAGATAAGTCCCGGAGGGAGCGGGACAGGGACAGGGAAGGGgtgtgggcaggggcagggggagccCTGGCCCCCGGTAcctcctccccattcccccctGAGCCTCCAGGGGCCTCGGGCAGCAATATCCCTGTCTACTGTGCCCTCTTGGCCTCTGTGGTCCTCGGTCTGCTTGCCTATGTGGCCTTCAAGTGGTAGGTGGTCTGGGCATTGCCCTCTGGTAACCTTCCTCCCCATCTGGGCTCCCAACCAGCTCCCTGTCTCAGTGAAGGCTGGAGCAGGCTGGCAGgttccccctgctccccacagctGGTGCTCACGTAAACAAAGACAGCAGCTGGCCAAAGCTTGGACTGCAGAGCTGGGGGCCTTCAACAGGGACCAGATGCATGGGGAGAGCAGTGTCTTCCGGGACTCTCCTAGCAGCCTGGAGCCCTGTGTCCCCAGGCAGGGTGAGCCCCTTTCCCCAAACCGTAGTCCTTCAGACCTACGTAGCTCTGCCCCACCACAAAGCCTGCCTAACCCTCACGTGTCCCTCACGTCTCCCATCCCAGGGCCACATTCTGAACTTGGCTGCCGGCTTTACCTCCATCTCCCTCGGCAGCAGCAGGAGGAAGTGGAACAGCTCCTGGAGGCATCGGGTGAACCTGACAAAGGCTGGCAGGGCCTGGCGGGCCACCTCCACTGCTGAGGCAGTGGAGACCATGGCTCAGAGCCAGGTGCCAGCCTACACCCTGCTGAAGTACTGGGCTGTTCAAGAAGGCAGTGGTGCCACCCTCAGGGTGCTAGCAGATGCGCTGGCTGTCCTGGGTCGTGAAGATGTGGTCCGGGCCCTGGGCCCACTGGCTGAGGACTGCTCCGTGGTGTGATGCTCCACAGCCTGGCCTCTCAGGGAACCTGCTCTGGTGctcccaccacccccagctcATACACCTTCCCTTTTATGGGCTTCCTGGCATTGGTGACCTTGGCCTGCTGTTCTGGGGGGACACGGAAGATCCAGGCACCACTCACCTCCCCTTGCCCTACATTCTTCCAGGACAGGGACCAGGATACCGGGGGGAGGGGTTGATAGTGAGGAGCAGTCCTGCCCTCCTGATCCCCACTCCACCTCCCCTTACTTAGCCTCaacttttttctacttttgtctCCCATATTAAAGGCAACTCTGGACTACTGTCCTCGCTCTGTCTGGTTCCGTAGGCCTGTGAGACAGTTGggaaccagggaagcccgaaacactTTCTTTTAATGTGCTCAAGCACAGtagttaaaacattttctttactgttaaaggtggggggaggggacttccctggtggtgcagtggttgagagtccgcctgccgatgcaggggacatgggttcgtgccccggtccgggaagatcccacatgctgtggagcggctgggcccgtgagccatggccactgagcctgcgcgtccggagcctgtgctccgcaacgggagaggccacaacagtgagaggcccacgtactgcaaaaaaaaaaagaaaaaacaaaaaaaaacaagaatctgcctgccaatgcagggggcacaggttcgagccctggtccgggaagatgccacatgccgcagagcaactaaacccgtgcaccacaactcctgagcctgtgctctagagcctgcgagccacaactactgagcctgcacgcctagagcccgtgctctgcaacaagagaagccaccacagtgagaggcccatgcactgtaacaaatagtccctgctcgccactagagaaagcccgtgcgcagcaacaaagacccaacacagcctaaaaataaaaattaaaattaaaatatgtgctatcaacatttcaaatgtttaaaaataaatgaaatgttaaGGGGATTAAATTAGGGTCCCTCCATTTGATATAATAATGTGCTTGAGTTAAACAGTTTAAGGCTGCAGTACCATGGGAAAATACTTTGGCTACATTGTTAAATAGCATGTCTAATGATATGTCTTTAAAATAggtgtttttctcctcttttcacaATTTCCTTAATACAAGGATATGAGATGAGTTACTGAGCCTTTCTGAACCTTAGTCTCCTTATCCAAACAGTGCCAATTCCTGTGCCTCCAGGTTGTGAGGATCCAAGGAGCACAACCTGAGCTCTAAGTGCCCAGCAGGCAGTGACTGTTCCAACTGCTGCCCACCCCACCCAGTATCTGGCAGGCCACAGCCCCTTCCCCAAGGGCATTGCTGCAATGAGCAAAATCACCCCGGTGAGGAAGAGATGGTACCAGTCTCTGCAAAGATGGGCTGGGCCTCAGGCTGGCCTGAAACCTTTGGCCCTTCTCACTGCCCAGACAACTGGTCCATCAAGGATGGGGTGTGTCTCCACTGAGCTGTGTCCTCCAGAAGATGTCTGCTCTCACTACCTGAGCGCTGTACACCTTTATCGGGGTGCTCCCTCTAGGATCCAAGCCCAGTGTCAGGAAGCATGGTGGGGAGTCagggaacccaaacatcaaataAGCATTCCTGTGGGCTCTGGGAACTCAAGTCTCTGGATGGAAGAGGTTCATTCCCTTTCACCAGCCAAAAGGTACGAAGGGGAAGACAAATGCCTTTCTCTTGACTGGCTTATTAACCAAAGTAAAGAAGCCCAGCGCCAGAGAGGTCGCAGGTCCACTTCCTTTGCTCGGGAAGGCATGTGTAAGATGCCTATCTCAGTCACAGTGGGACCTGTGGGGAAGagctgggataaactccactctCAAGGATTAACTTTGGACTCCACACACCTATGGCCAtcacctcttttctctctcagtgCCAACACTATATACCAACATGCTTGACTAGCTTTTAGGGAACACGTGCCAAGttctttaattgattttattttttacataaaaagttCAGTAAAAATT from Mesoplodon densirostris isolate mMesDen1 chromosome 10, mMesDen1 primary haplotype, whole genome shotgun sequence encodes the following:
- the LOC132498005 gene encoding LOW QUALITY PROTEIN: death domain-containing membrane protein NRADD-like (The sequence of the model RefSeq protein was modified relative to this genomic sequence to represent the inferred CDS: inserted 2 bases in 1 codon); this translates as MLHNSSHREGMVHVDKSRRERDRDREGVWAGAGGALAPGTSSPFPPEPPGASGSNIPVYCALLASVVLGLLAYVAFKCWCSRKQRQQLAKAWTAELGAFNRDQMHGESSVFRDSPSSLEPCVPRQGPHSELGCRLYLHLPRQQQEEVEQLLEASGEPDKGWQGLAGHLXTAEAVETMAQSQVPAYTLLKYWAVQEGSGATLRVLADALAVLGREDVVRALGPLAEDCSVV